CTATGTGGTTAAGTTAACCCGAGATCCCTtatggcgacctcctttaaccagaaccaaataaaatatgtgtgtggtctcattataatgagtgacctacctaagtggaaaaaatatgaaaagtaaaaattggtctcattgttatgggtgacttacccaggtgaaaaaaaaaatgaaaaatagtctcattgtaatgggtgacttacCCATGTGGAAGATGTGAAGAGTGGTTTCATTGTAATGgatgacctacccaagtggaaaaaatataaagagtggtctcattgtaataggtgacctacccaagtggaaagaatatgaaaagtggtctcattgttatggatGACCTAcccacaaggaaaaaaaagagtgatctcattgtaatgggtgacctacctagggaAGATGGTCTCACTGTAATGAGAGACTTACCCAGGTGGAAAAAATTTGAAGAGTTATGAaagtggtcttattgtaatgggatATTTATAGGCTCAAAAGATGTTTAGGAGATTTCAAGACTTAAGATCACCAGTGCTTGTTTCTTGACCTTTTGTCATTTGAATTTATTTCCAAAATGATCTATTGTGCCCCCCAATGTTGAGTTTGggccttttttttgtttttttctttcttcatttggtTAAGCATCatcattagttatttttatggaAAGCTCAATTTTTTAGATCCTTTGTTCAGGCATTTTTAATCATTGTGGATTTTTCTCGCACTTGCCCCTAATGTGAGTTGTGATCCTAGCCAACGTTATTTCCAAAAAACATTACTAGGCTCAAAAAAGGActgcaaatgatatattttagcctcatgaaaagattattaaagatggtctttcctcatttcaaatGCATGCACTTAGGATCAGTAGACCTTGCTTTCATGTGAGTATGCAAaatgatttctcattattcaatAAAGTAAAACTCAACTTTGGGGTCATCTCATGTGTtctaatatagaaaatattgtacTTTCCTTGTATGGATTTATTTTGCTTAGTACATCTTGTTCATCATGCGCCTTGTGTGCTTTGTATTCTCTATCGCTTAGGAATAAACGATCGCGATGTAGCAGAGTCGTGATAACTCTCTTCAATTGGATCAACGAAGGCGAGATTAGCTCACTTGCCCATCGACCCGTCTCTTATACAATGAAACAAAGTCCATTCACTATATAAGAAGAGGAGACAAAGAGGTAGTAAGTTGCCCGCTTGTAGCAAGTTCTTTCAGGACGTAGCTAACCCTTCGAAGGGACATCCTGGCTCAAGTCTTCATCAATCGGGTGGATTTATATGCTCCGGAGGGGTGAGACGAGGTGTAGCGCAGTCTGGTCAGCGCATCTGTTTTGGGTTCAGAGGGTCATTGGTTCAGATCCTATCACTACACAATAACTAATATATGTTGGCCTAGTCATATAAATAGAAGAGATGACTACTGATTATGTAAGCCTTTTAATCATTAATTGGTTGCCCTTCAActaatttttaatgataagTGTTGAAACttagaagttttttttcaaaaacaaattgcaaacaCTAAACGAACCTAATAAAACTATATCTcaataaaaacacacacacacacacacacacaaaatagGATCTCCAGAATATCCATTATTCTCAATCACTTCTCTCCCAaaaatgattataataaaaacaacaagaagGCTTTGGAGAAACTAAATCCTAGAAATCTCAATAGGGTTTGACTCGTATTAGGTATGTATTGCATACTCTAATTGTATATATGCACATAATGGAAAACtaatattcaaaaatatcagaatttttaaaaattaaataaatcttagCATGAAATTAGGTTTCTATGGACAGAGTGATcgatatatatagatttttcttagaacattttgatatgctatatTGCAAGAGAAGCTAATAATAGTAATGACATTGAATGGCAAAGCTACAACCTTGCACAAACATGGACAAAATTCATCAACTGCTTGATAAATTTACGAGTGGTGTTGAATTCCCCTCTCGCCGTATAAAGGATCGACATGGAAGATTAAGAAATTCATTCGTTTTCCTAGAGTattgaagaaagaaagcaaCATAGCTGACAAAAAGATGGGCCTGAAAGTTGTCTCCTCAGCAGTAATATCAGTCtcactatttttattgttagCATCAACTGCTAAAGCCCAATCAAGAGGTGTCTTCGATGTGACTAAAAATGGTGCCGGTAAAGATATCACAGaggtatcttatatattttctcGCATGCATgcgtttgattttaaaaactgaATATATAGTATTCGAGTCAGAACTTATTTACGTTTCCTTAGATTTTCAACGTAACACCCGAATTTGAGACCTACTGATCCTCTCTAAATATATTTCCCTTCTCTTTCCATTTTTAGGCTTTAACCAATGCTTGGAAAGATGCTTGTGCTTCAACAAACCCCAGCAAAGTTCTTATTCCAAGTGGGACATACTCGTTACGGAAATTGACTCTAGCAGGTCCTTGCAAGGCTGCGATTGAGCTCCAAGTTGATGGCATGTTGAAGGCACCGGTTGACCCAAATCAGTTCTCAGGAGGTCATTGGGTTAATTTCGAACACGTTGATAAATTTACATTGTCGGGAAGCGGCACTTTTGATGGGCAGGGAAAGGCTGCGTGGAGCAAAAGTACATGTCAGAAAGATAAAGATTGTGACAGCCTCCCAATGGTAATCTAATCAccattatgaagcctaatttccttattttttaattatatgttatgGCACTACCAAAGTTTCTTTAATCATTTGCTTTTTGTTTGCTTCTAACATGGATCAGAATTTAAGGTTCGATTTCATCACCAATGCATTAGTCCGAGACATAACTAGTCGAGATAGCAAGAACTTTCATGTTAACGTCTTGGGATGCAAAAACCTCACCTTCCAGCATTTTACCGTGAGTGCACCTGGTGACAGTGTAAACACCGATGGAATCCATGTCGGCCAATCTACTGGGATCTACATTATCGATTCAAAAATTGGCACAGGCGATGATTGTATCTCCGTGGGAGATGGCACCGAAGAACTACATATCACAGGAGTAACATTTGGACCTGGCCATGGCATCAGTGTTGGAAGTTTAGGGAAATACCCCAATGAGAAACCTGTTTCTGGAATATTTGTCAAGAATTGCACCATCTCAGATACCACAAATGGCGTTAGAATAAAATCTTGGCCAGCTTTATACGGTGGTGTCGCATCTAACATGCATTTTGAGGATATTGTCATGAACAATGTCCAGAACCCTGTCATCATAGATCAAGTGTATTGCCCATGGAACCAATGCAGTCTAAAGGTATTGCCTTTTCTGTTACCATAAGGATATTTTCACAGTACTAAATTACTGTGACAATATTTTACCCAATTCGTGGCTCAAACACTCCACAAtttatcaaattcttttttacaTCTTAtggaaaaaaatgtttcaaCGCAATTCATAGTATTGACTGTGAAGCAAACATGTTGTGCACTGCATTCCATAATTGGTTGCATCATGCTAGATCCATAATGCAATTCTGAAGAACGCCTACACaagcatattaatttttttatgttccttAGTACTAGGGAGATTACTAAAAGTCTATTGGGGTCTtaatgttctttctttttttcttttgcaggcTCCATCAAAAGTGAAGATCAGTGGTGTTAGTTTTAAGAATATAAGGGGAACT
This genomic interval from Populus nigra chromosome 11, ddPopNigr1.1, whole genome shotgun sequence contains the following:
- the LOC133668071 gene encoding exopolygalacturonase-like, coding for MGLKVVSSAVISVSLFLLLASTAKAQSRGVFDVTKNGAGKDITEALTNAWKDACASTNPSKVLIPSGTYSLRKLTLAGPCKAAIELQVDGMLKAPVDPNQFSGGHWVNFEHVDKFTLSGSGTFDGQGKAAWSKSTCQKDKDCDSLPMNLRFDFITNALVRDITSRDSKNFHVNVLGCKNLTFQHFTVSAPGDSVNTDGIHVGQSTGIYIIDSKIGTGDDCISVGDGTEELHITGVTFGPGHGISVGSLGKYPNEKPVSGIFVKNCTISDTTNGVRIKSWPALYGGVASNMHFEDIVMNNVQNPVIIDQVYCPWNQCSLKAPSKVKISGVSFKNIRGTSATPVVVQIACSSGFPCQKVELADIKLAYSGPDGPAKSLCSNVKPMISGIMSAPGC